The Spirosoma oryzicola region ACTATTTCCGTCGTAACGTACTGAGTGCCAGAGGGTATGCTGAGTTCTCGTTTTTGAACGATTTCAAGTTCACTACCAACATCGGTACCGACCTTACCAACACGAACACCTACACATTCTGGAACCCCGAAATTGGTGATGGCGCTCCGGCGGGTCGTGCAACGCACGAATTCCAAAATATCAATAGCTACAACTTCAACCAGTTGTTGAATTACAACAAGTCGTTCGGCAAGCACAATGTTGAAGTGTTACTCGGTCACGAAAATTTTCAGGTTGGCGACAACAACCTGGAAGGGGCACGTACGCAGCAGATCGTAGAAGGTAACTACGAGCTGGTCAACTTCACTACCACGACAAACCTGGCTTCGGTTTCCTTCATGCGTCGGGTAGAAGGATATCTCTCACGGATCAATTACGATTACGATCAGAAATATTTCCTGTCCGCTTCGGTTCGTCGCGACGGTTCCAGCAAATTCTCGCAAGATGCTCGTTGGGGAACGTTCTACTCGGTCAGCGGAGCCTGGCGTTTAGATCAGGAAGAGTTTGTTCGGTCTATCCCGGCCATCAACGCGCTTAAGTTAAGAGCTTCTTACGGGCAAACCGGTAACGATGGGGGCGGTAATACTGGCCAAGGGGCTCAGGACAACACCATTAGCTATTTCGCCTGGCAGGCCCTGTATGGACTAGGTAGCTGGAACAACGCATCGGAAGCCGGAATCCTGCAAACCAGCCTGGGCAACCGCAATCTGGAGTGGGAATCTAGCAACGCGTTTGATGCCGCGCTCGAATTCAGTCTGTTCAAAGGACGGGTTTCGGGTACAGTCGAGTATTTCGACCGCCGGTCATCGAACCTGATTTTTGCTGTACCGCTTCCGTTATCGACGGGTACTCTAACGGTTACCCGCAACATTGGTACGATGTACAACCGGGGCGTTGAGGTCGAACTAGGTGTTGAACCGCTTCGCACCAGAGACTTTACCTGGCGTATTGACCTGAATGCTACGCATATCAAAAACCGGATCACGAAAATGCCGGACGAGAACCCTGAAATCATTGATGGAACCAAAAAACTCGCCGTGGGCCGGTCCATCTACGATTACTGGTTACGGGAATACAAAGGCGTCAATCCAAATACGGGTGAGGCTCAATATCGGGCAGCTAACTACGTAGCGTCTAACTCACGCATTACCGAAACGGGTGACACGCTAACGACTAGTGTCAATAATGCTCGTTACCACTACAACGGATCGTCTATTCCGGCGCTGTCGGGTGGGTTTACGAACAAGTTTACGTACAAAGGGCTTTCGCTGACGGCGCTGTTTGTTTATCAGTTAGGCGGTAAAACCTACGATGGCGCTTATGCTACGTTGATGAGTTCGGGCGGGTACGGTAGCGCAAAGCACGTAGACATTCTGAAACGTTGGCGCAACCCAGGTGATGTCACCGACGTACCTCGCATGGACGCAGGCCGGACGAGCGACTTCAACGCAGAGTCCGACCGTTGGTTGATCGATGCCAGCTACCTGAACATTCGGTCCGTAACACTTTCCTATGCGCTGCCGACTACGGTGGCTCGTAAACTGTTCCTGGAAAACGCGCAGGTTTATGTAAGTGGTGAAAACTTCTTCTTCCTGTCCCGTCGGAAAGGAATGAACGTACAGCAGCAGTTTAACGGAGTAACCAGTAGTGCATTCAGTCCAGCCAAGAGCTTAGTACTGGGTGTTTCATTTACGCTTTAAGCATCATCAACCCATGAAAATAAAATTTCTGACGCTTGGTATGGCGCTGCTCCTGCTGACCACGTCGTGTGAAAAAGAGTATCTGGACACAGCCCCCACTGGTAGCATCGACGCCAGTGCGGCCTACGCCACAACAAAAAATGCCAGTGCTGCGATCAACGGAATTTACCGGGCGATGGTCGTGCGGTACTTAAGTTCGCAGGGACACTTTGGTCATCCGGCCATGATGATTATCCAGGATGTACTCGGTGAAGACGTGGTAATCAGCAACACATCGAACACCTGGCATTTAAATGAAACACGCTGGCAGGCGCACCGTGACGAGACCTCTACGGGCGACCAGTTGCCTTACCAGCTCTACTACCGGCTCATCGGTAATGCTAACATCGCGATTGCCAACATCGATAATGCCGCTGGTGCGCAATCGGAGCGGAATCAGGTAAAAGGCGAAGCGCTTGGCATTCGGGCTTTTTCCTATTTCAACCTGGTGCAGCTCTTCGGTAAGCGGTACGACGCGGCTGCCAAACCCAACAGCCAGCTTGGTGTACCCCTGGTGTTGACGCCCATAACGGAAGGTTTGCCACGAGCAACTGTAGAGGAAGTTTATACGCAGATCAACAAAGATTTAGCCGACGCTGCTACGCTGCTGTCCAGCACCCGCAGCTTTAAGTCGCACATTAATCTTGACGTGATCAAGGGCCTCCAGGCACGCGTGGCTCTAGCGCAGCAAAACTGGGCTGATGCCGCCAAATATGCCGCCGATGCCCGAAAGTCGTACTCGTTGATGAGCGTTGCGCAGTATCAGGAAGGTTTCTCGGACATCAGCAACCCCGAATGGATGTGGGGCTTCGATCACGTTGAAGATCAATCCGAAACGTTTGGCGCGTTTCATTCATACATATCCTCAAACTTCAACTCGACCAATATTCGTGCGACGCCGAAGTCCATCAATAGCCTGCTCTACGATCAGATTCCTACAACGGATGTGCGGTCGAAGATGTGGGTGAAAACGCCAACGGCGGCTAACTCCGTTGTGCCGACGGGAGGTGTACGGGTACCTTATCTGAATCAGAAATTCCGGTTGCCGGGTACGCCTTCAACCAGTACGATGGGTGACGTTCCGTACATGCGTGCCGCAGAAATGTACCTGATCGAAGCCGAAGCACAGGCGCGTCTGGGCAATACCGCTCAGGCCGCTACTGCCTTGTTTGATCTGGTCAGCAAGCGCGATCCATCGTATGTCAAGTCAACCAAAACGGGCACGGCATTACTGGACGAGATTTTGTTTAACCGTCGTATCGAGCTTTGGGGTGAAGGTTTCCGGTTTACCGACCTGAAACGTACAAATCAGCCGCTGAACCGCAACGGAACAACCAACATCAACAGTGCTGTGGTGGTGCTCTTCGACGTACCGGCTGGTGATAACCAATGGGAATTCCTGATTCCGCGACGCGAGATTAACGCCAACCCGAAAATCGTCCAGAATCCGCTGTAAACGGCGAGTTTGTTTTCAGATTTGATACTATGCGGCAGACTGAATACTCAGTCTGCCGTATTTTTTTGTGGGTTAAAAGACGGTGTATTATATTATCCTGACAACGGCCCGGACCGCCAGTAAACATGTAGATAACTTCTAAAAATTGGTAGTTTTTTTGTCATTCCGATGCAGGAGGAATCTTCGGGAGTAAAAGATTCCTCCTGCATCGGAATGACAAAAACGTTAGTAGGGTAAAAGAATAAATAGCGGTATCAGTTAATATCAAATCCGTAGAAAACCCTTTAGCGCTTTACATCTGTAGTCAAAGCAACCCGCAACTTCCCACCCATTCATCCGTAAGCGATTTCGCCGTATCTTGAGCGGTAAATACAACCATCTATTTCCTATGAGAAAACGCTTATTTGCTCTTTTTTACCTTGCGCTCGTCGTTAATTGCCAAATTTTTGCTCAATCGCCCGCTGAGTCTGGCTCGGCGGTGACTATCGCTACGTTTACAAAAGCGATGGAGCGTAATGCCGGTTTTATGACCTATTACTGGGATGCAAAAAAAGGAAAGATCTGGCTTGAGATCGATAAATTCGACACCGAATTTCTGTATTATCCGACGCTGGCGCAGGGCGTCGGATCGAACGATATTGGCCTGGATCGGGGCCGGCTCGGACAGGAACACGTTGTAAAGTTTCAGCGCAGTGGTCCGAAAGTGCTGTTGATCGAACCCAACTATGCGTATCGCGCGATCAGCAACGACCCGCTGGAACGGCAGGCAGTCAACGAATCGTTTGCGAAATCGGTGCACGCCGGTTTCGATATTGTAGCCGAAGAGAATGGAAAGGTATTGGTCGATTTGACCTCTTTTCTGATGCAGGACGCCGTTGGAGCGGTGCAGGCCATCACCCGAACCAAGCAGGGTACCTTTAAATTTGATCCAAGTCGTAGCGCGTTTTATTTGCCGCGCACAAAAGCATTCCCCCAAAACACCGAGTTCGAAACAATCATTACGTTGACCGGCGATAATCCGGGTGCTTTTCTGCGCGAGGTAGCCCCAACGCCGTCCGCGATAACCATGCACCAGCACCATTCGTTTGTGCAACTGCCGGACGATAAGTACAAGCCCCGCGCTTTTGACCCCCGCATCGGTTATGGCGGCATCGAGTATTTTGATTACGCTACGCCCGTTAATCAGCCGATTATGAAACGCTACATTTCGCGGCACCGGCTGGAAAAGAAAAACCCATCGGCAGCGGTTAGCGAAGCGGTGAAACCGATCATTTACTATGTCGATCCCGGCACGCCCGAACCCATTCGTTCAGCGCTGGTAGACGGTACAGCCTGGTGGAATCAGGCGTTTGAAGCGGCTGGCTATAAGGACGCCTTTCAGGTGAAACTGCTTCCTGCTGATGCCGATCCGATGGATATTCGGTACAACCTGGTGCAGTGGGTTCACCGGTCCACGCGGGGCTGGTCGTACGGCGGTAGCATCATCGACCCCCGAACGGGCGAGATTATCAAAGGAAAAGTAACGCTCGGTTCGCTGCGTGTGCGTCAGGACTATCTGATCGCCCAGGGATTAGTAGGCGATTATGCGAGTGCAGCCGCTCCGTCGTCGGACCCGATGATGCAGATGTCGATTGAGCGACTGCGTCAACTGGCCGCGCACGAAGTCGGTCATACGCTTGGCTTACCGCACAACTACATCGCCAGCACGCAGAACCGGGCGTCGGTTATGGATTACCCAACGATGGTGGCTAAGGTGAAAGGAGCCAGTATCGACTTGTCCGATGCCTATACTAAAACCATTGGTGAGTACGATAAATGGAGCATTCGTTATGGTTACGAACAATTCCCGGCCGGAACAGACGAGAAAAAAGCGCTGGACAAGATTGTGGGCGATATGCACAAAGCGGGCTTAACCTTCCTGACCGATCAGGATGCGCGTCCGGAAGGATCGGCCCATCCTGGTACGCATTTGTGGGATAACGGCAACAATGCGGTTGACGAGTTGAAACGGGTGTCGGAGGTTCGCAAAATTGCGTTAGCCAATTTCTCGGAGAAAAAAATACCCGTCGGTACGCCAATGGCCATGCTCGAAGAAGTGCTGGTACCGATGTACATGTTTCACCGCTATCAGGTCGAAGCGGCTGCAAAAGTGGTGGCTGGTCAAACCTACGCCAATGCACTTCGGGGCGACGGCCAATCGGTGCTGTCAACGGTTCCGGTACAAGAGCAGAAACGGGCATTGGACGCTTTAGTGGCGACAATCGACCCGGCTTTTCTAGCGCTGCCAAAATCAGTTTTAACGTTGATTCCACCCCGGCCTTTCCGCTATGAGCCCAACTTTCGGGAAGTGTTCAAACGGCGGACGGGCATTACGTTTGACCCAATGGCCGCGCCCGAAGCGGCTGCGGGCATGACACTACAAATGCTGTTCAATACGGAGCGGGTAAGTCGGCTGGTAGCGCAATCGGCCCTTGATCCGGCGCAACTTAGCCTGGAGTCGATGCTTGATCAATTGCTGGCGGCAACCTGGTACAAAGCGGACCCCGCCGATGGGTACCAAGCCGAGGTGAAACGGTTAACGGATAAGCTACTGCTGCAAAAGATGATTGATCTAGCCAATAACCAGGACGCAACATCGCAGGCACGGGCCATAGCAGGGTTGAAATTAAGTCAGCTGAAAGCGAAACTCAATGGCGCTGATGCGAATTCGAAACTAGCCGCTCACCATTTTTTTGCGCTGGATCAGCTTCGTCGCGCCGAGGGTAATGTAGCCGATATTAAGCCGACAAATCCGCAGACGCCACCCGATGGGGCTCCGATTGATCCCGGTCAGGAATGGCTAGCTCCTGCCTGCGACTGGAGACCTTAAACGATATTGCCAGTACAAGGCATAAAAAAAGCGTATCGAGAGCCCTCGATACGCTTTTTGCATTGGTCCGTTCTATTTGCTAAAATTTGTAAGCGATACTTCCAACAAAACTTCTCAGTCGCTGTGGATTCATCGTTGTGTAGCCAATCCAGTAATGCTGGTTGGTGAGGTTGTCAACTTTGGCCGAGATGCGGAACTTCCGCTGGTCGTAGAATGCTGATGCGTTCAATACCGTGTAGGCGGGTAGGCTGAATACGCCCTGACTTATACTGTTCTGAATCTTGTTTTCGCTGGCGTAGTTGCCCCCGAAACCAAAGCCTAGCCCTCTAACTACGTAGTCGGGTAAGCGATAGCTCAGCCACAGATTGGCTAGTACGGGCGAGGAAGCTGTCGTAGGACGACGTCCGTTTACGTCGGCATCGGCCTGAGTCAGTTTCGAATCGTTGTACGAGAAACCCGCTACTACGTTGAACCCGGCAAATGGGTTAGCGACCACGTCCAGCTCTACACCCCGGCTTACCTGCGTACCGTCCTGCGTTTGGGCGAAGCGGGCAGCCGCTAGTGGGTTTGGATCGGTGCGAAGCAGGTTTTTTACTTTGATGTCGTAATAGCTGATTGTTGTCGTTAATCGGCCACTAAACGCGTTCAGCTTTACACCTGCTTCAAACTGATTGGCTTGTTCGAGTTTCGCGAATCGTTGGGTAAGGCTGTCGGAAGCCGTTACGTCATAAGCGTTGTATATGCCCCGGTTGTTAAAGCTGTTCTGGTAGTTGGCAAATACAGACACTTTATCGAGAATGGGTTGATAAACCAAGCCAAACTTGGGCGAAAAGGCTGTTTGCTGATAACCCGCAACGGCGCTCCCTTCTGTACCTCCTTTGTTGTCGAAATGGTCGACCCGCAACGCAGCCAGTACGCTCAATCGATCTGTCAAATTCAACACGTCGGACAGAAAAGCGCTGTATGTGTTCCGAATGCCGGTAACTGGATACGTAAAGTCGGGTGCTTTGCTGGCGTAAAGAGCGTTCAGATTGGCTCCGTTGAACTGGCTATAGTCGTAGTTTCCCGAAAGAGGAACCGTATCGTAGGTACTGCCGAAAAACAACTGGTTCGAATTGACGTGCAGGTAATCCAGACCAAGCACAAACCGGTTGCGCAGGCTACCGAGCCGGTTATCGCCGTTGAACAATTGCTGAATTTCGAACACGTCGTTGGTACTGTTGCGAGTCGACTGATCCGCCCGTACCAGGTTGTTGACGCCTAATGTGGTACCACCCGGAAGGAGGTAAAAATAGGGGCCGATACCGTTCGAATAGCTGTGACTGGTGCTAACGTTAGTCGATGACGTAAAACCGGGCGCGATGCGGTAATTGACCTGACCGAATACGTTTGTGCTTCGTGACTGTTGAGTCAGGCCACCGCCCATGTACGAGTTGCGGTAATCGATTGCTAGTTGGTCAGCGCGCGTAGCACCGAGTGTATAACCGGGAACGTAGAAAAATATAAGCTGCTTACCCACGTTTTCGGACCGGAAAATTTCGGCGTCAACCTGAATCGACAGCCGGTCCGAAGGTTTGAACAGCAGGCTGGGAGCGAGCGCAAAATTGCGGTTAAAGCCAATCGTCTGGAAAGTGCCCTGATGGCTGAACGCCGTGTTGACGCGCAGCATCAGATTACGGCTGCTGGTGACAGGTGTATTCACATCGAGGCTGACCCGTTGAAAGTCGTAGTTACCCGCCGATACCGCAACTTCGCCACCGAACGTTTCGTAAGGCTTTTTGGTCACCCGGTTGACCAGGCCACCGTACGACGTGAGCGCACTGCCGAACAAGGTCGCCGATGGTCCTTTGATGGTTTCTAGTTTTTCGAGGTTAACGGCGTCGATATCGCTGGTCACGTTACCGGCCAGACCGTTCCGGAGCTGACTCTGCACGATGAATCCCCGTGTGCTGTAGTAGCTGCCACCGTCACCGGCGCGGCCTGTTGCTTCCCACATTTTCTGAATACCCGGTGCGTTGCGCATCGCATCGTCTACCGTAAAGACAAGCTGCTCGGTCAATAGCTCTTTGCCAATGGTATTGTAGACCTGGGGGTTCTCTATGTTTTTGAGCGGCATTTTAGACACGTAATCGCTGTTGGTCCGGGCAAACTTGTTGATCCGTCCCGTACTGACAATTACCTCCTGCAACTGCGCGGTACTTTCGGCCAGCATAAAATCCAGCGTTGCCGATTCAGAAGCCGTAAGGGTTATTTCTTTTTCGCTGGTCTTCAAGCCAACTGCCGTCGCCTGAACCGTGTAGGTTCCGGCTTTCACTCGATTTATCGTGTACTCACCTTTGCCATTTGTGATAGAACCCTGGCCTTTTCCTTTCAAACTGACCGTTACGTATTCCGCAGGATCGCCGTCGGCAGTCGTCACTTTTCCTTTGATCGTCGCCACGGACTGAGCCAGCAGCGATACCGGTAACATCAAGACTATAAGAAGATTAGCTAGTCTGAAATGATTCTTCATTACTACTGTAATTATTTCGTCTGGCAAAGCAACAGCAAAAATGGCAGGAATAAAAATTATTTTTAATTAATCTAAATAATGATCGTTGGTAATTTATATTTGCGGCTGCCTCGTTGATCCTACCATTTTTTTATGATGCCACTCTACCGTACCAGCGGCTTGCTACTGCTGTGTTTTTTGCTCGTACCCTTATTGGCTCTAGCTCAAACCGGACAGTTAGCAGGACGCATCGTATTAACCGACCACAAACCCGCCATTCAGGCGCACGTCACGCTGAAAGGCACTAAACAATCAGCCATAACGGATTCTGCCGGTCGCTTTTCTATCCATAAACTTCCAGAGAGAACATACACGGTGTTGGTTTCATCAGTGGGACACCATCGGCACGAAGAAACCATTGCAATCAAAGCCGGGGTAACAACCGAGTTAATCGTTACGCTTAAACCGTCATCGGTCGATCTGGGTGAAGTACAGGTTGTTGGCAAATCGGAGTCGTCTAAACTATCGGCGCAGCCAATTACAGTTTCGAGCCTGGATATCAAGAACGTCTTTGAAAGGAAATCGTCCGTTACCGATGCGCTCGATCAGGTGTCCGGTATTCGGGTACGTTCAACGGGGGCTGCGGGTGCTCCCGCCGATATTTCCGTCAACGGATTACGGGGCAACTCGGTCCGGCTGTACATCGACGGTATACCCATCGAATTTGTGGCCGCTGGCCTGAACATCAGTCAGATACCGATCAATTCAATCAAGCGCGTTGATGTGTACAAGGGCGTCATGCCCGTGGATATCGGGACGGATGCCCTGGGCGGAGGAATCAACGTCGTTACAAATCAGGCGCAGTACAATTACCTGCGGGCTTCCTACCGAATCGGGTCATTCAACACTTATCAAGGTGGTCTGGTGGTGGGAGCGGTGAACCAACAAAAATCGGCTTATATCAACCTGACTTCTTCGTACGATTATTCCGATAACAATTTCAAAATGCGGGCGGTCGATGTGGAGTCGGGACAGCCGATTACGGTCCGGCGGTTCAATGATCAGTATAAATCGCTGTACACCCGGCTCACCGCCGGTTTTATGAACCGGCCCTGGGCCGACGATTTGCAGTTTGGCGTTACGTATGCCGACATCTACCGGGCGTATCAAAACGGCTTAGCGATTGGCAATGTCCCGTTTGGCGAAGCACACTATAAAGCCAACAACTACACGCTATCGTTGAAATACGAGAAGAGCTTCAACGAAAAAATAGCCCTCTCGTCGCTAACCAGTTACGGCAGGCTTGACTACGTTTTTACCGACACCACCAAAAACATCTATAGCTGGACGGGGAAAGTCATTCGCCGGTCAAATTTTGGGGGTGAAAGTAATAACCATGCCGGCCCGCTGTTACCGCATATTTCAACCGATGGCGTGGTTAACCGCACCACGGTAGCCTACGCATTAGGCAACGCAGGGCGACTCACACTCAGCAACTTTTACGCCTGGAAAAAGCAAACCGGTTACAATCCGCTCATTCAGGAAGCGGAGGGCGAAATCGATTACCTCAGACGTCCGCAGGATCTGATCAAGAATATCACCGGCCTGCAATACGAAACCAATCTATTACAAAACAAACTCACCGCTATCGTCGCCGGAAAGCTGTTCCACGTCAGCTTGCAGGGTATTGAACGATTGACGAACCTTCCGATCTCGTTGGCGAATACGAAACCCGGTGGAAATGTGTCGTTGAAATATGCGATCAGCGATCAGTTGTTTGTGCGCACTTCGTACGAGAACGCGATGCGTATCCCGGATTTTGTTGAAGTCTTCGGCGACAATGCGACTATTGTGTCCAACCTCGGTATTCAGCCCGAACGAAGCAACAACCTCAATCTTGGTGGTGCCTTTACGCGCTATTTCGGCACTAAGTTCCTCAACGTAGAATTGAATGGATTTTATCGGGCGCAAAAGAACCGCATCATCCTGAACGCGAACAGTGGCTTTTTTGCCCGCTACGAGAACCGGCAGGAAGTAACCGTGAAAGGGGCAGAGCTGGCCGTGAAAGCCAGTCCGCTGGCGAACCTATTGGCAACGGTTAACTTGACGTATCAGGATATTCGAATCGTGAAAGTAGCCGATCGTACGCAGGAGTTTATGCAAGGCTTACGGTTGCCGAACGAACCAATATTCTTTTTCAATACGGAGCTGCGTTATACGTTTCGCAACCTGCCTGACGGCAACAATCTAGGCGTTTTTGTCTTCTACAACCGCATTAACGAGTTCGCCCACATTTTGACCGGTGCTCAGTACAACCAGGACAATTACATACCGGCTCAAAATGTCCTTGATGTTGGCGCTTCGTACAAATTCCTGAAAAAGCATCTAACCGCTTCGCTGAATGTACAGAATGTGCTGAACAACGAACTATACGATTATTACCGAGTACCCCGGCCCGGCCGTAACGTCAATTTTCAACTGATTTATGAGTTAAACAACCGCTAACTATGAAGACGATTTGGTACAAATCTTTACTGCTCAGTGCCTCCCTGCTTGCATTGCTATCATCCTGTTCCAAAGAGGACAACGCAACACCTACGACACCCACAACAACCGATAAAACCTCCGGTTTTGTAGCTTCCACGATTGCCTATTCACCCTCTGGCTCCAGCTATTTTGCGGGTTATTTCGATGGAATACCCTCTGGTCAGATCGATCTAACCCAGAAGACATCGTTTAAATTCATTAGTCCAGTCGCTACGTATAAGAATGCGTTCTTCTCGCAGGCTACTGACGGCACAACGGGCTTATCGAAACTAGTCGTTGATGCGACTGGTAAGATCGTAGTGAAAGGCAACATTCCTACTACGTCGTACATCGGTGGGGTGAAGATCATCAACGAAACGCTGGGCGTTTACGCCGAACAGTCAACTGCCGGAAAGCTGTTCACGTTCGACCCATCGACGATGACCAAGACGGGGGAGATTGACATGACTGGTGCCAAAATCATCGATACCAATGATGCCAATCTGTATTACAACATGGTATACCGTGCGTCGGACAATCGCCTGTTCGCTCCGTTATATACCTCCAATTCAAAAACGTCGCAGTACTACGACGCCACGAGCATTTATGTCGAAGTCATTAACCTAACGACAAAAAAGCGGGAAAAAACAATTGAGTTTGCCAATGCAATGGACCCGTACCAACGGGGTTCGCTCAATCCGCTGATTGATGAAACAGGGAATATCTATTTTCTGACACAAGGATCGTATGGACTGGACGGTAAAGTGGGGCCTAATGCGCCGGTTTCGTCAAAACCACAAATCATTAAAATTCCGGCGGGGACAACCGAATTTGATGCCTCGTACCGATTCAACCCGGTTACGGCACTTGGCTTTCCTAATCTGATCGTTCAGATTGCGGTAGGTGGTGTTTACGACAAGAACGGTATTGCTTATGCCTGCGTAACGGCGGGGGAATATCCGGCTCGTGTTACGGAGCTAATCACTAAGTTCGCCCAGGGTAAAGCCACGGCTGCCGAGCAGGCCGAACTGTATCAATTAGTGATCTACGGCTCAAACTACAAGTGGGTCAAGCTGGATTTGAACGCTAAAACAGCAACGGCTATTCCGGGTATGCCTTTTACCGCCGGATTCTCTTATCCGAACTCGTACAAATACGATGATAAGCTGTACTTCCAGATGCTCAATGACGCGGAGAAAGTAAACGGCTTCTACGAATACAATCCCGCTGACGGTTCAGCTAAGTCGCTATTCAACATCACGGCGGGTGGTGTGGCGGTTGGTCTGGTTAAGTTATCGCAGTAGAAAATAAGAGTAGTCTAACCGAACGTGCTGTTTACTAAATCAGGGTAACCATGAAAGCAGAATCCCTTCGGAAAAAGAAAAACTGGGCCAGCCATCAGAAAACGTGGTACGGTAAATGGCACGTCTGGTTAGGACTGATTGCCGGAACCATTATCCTGATTGTCAGCCTGACCGGAACGATCCTGGTATACCGCGATGAAATTGATCAGGCGCTAAATCCAAAATTATTCAAGGCACCAGCTCAGGGGCAAAAGCTGTCGTTCGGGCAGATTACCGAGCAACTTAAACGGGATCATCCCGACTGGAAACCGGAATTTTTGTTCCGAGCCGAGGGTGATAACCATGAAAATCTGCCTTACCGCGCTCATCTGGAAGGGAAAGAACCGGAGCGGGAAATTTTCGTCAATCCGTACACGGGTGCGGTTACCGGCTCGCGCATTCACGATTCGGCGTTTATCGACATCGTACTGGAGATACACCGCACGCTGCTTATTCCAGTCGTTGGTCGCTATGTGGTGGGGATCAGTGCGTTG contains the following coding sequences:
- a CDS encoding zinc-dependent metalloprotease, which codes for MRKRLFALFYLALVVNCQIFAQSPAESGSAVTIATFTKAMERNAGFMTYYWDAKKGKIWLEIDKFDTEFLYYPTLAQGVGSNDIGLDRGRLGQEHVVKFQRSGPKVLLIEPNYAYRAISNDPLERQAVNESFAKSVHAGFDIVAEENGKVLVDLTSFLMQDAVGAVQAITRTKQGTFKFDPSRSAFYLPRTKAFPQNTEFETIITLTGDNPGAFLREVAPTPSAITMHQHHSFVQLPDDKYKPRAFDPRIGYGGIEYFDYATPVNQPIMKRYISRHRLEKKNPSAAVSEAVKPIIYYVDPGTPEPIRSALVDGTAWWNQAFEAAGYKDAFQVKLLPADADPMDIRYNLVQWVHRSTRGWSYGGSIIDPRTGEIIKGKVTLGSLRVRQDYLIAQGLVGDYASAAAPSSDPMMQMSIERLRQLAAHEVGHTLGLPHNYIASTQNRASVMDYPTMVAKVKGASIDLSDAYTKTIGEYDKWSIRYGYEQFPAGTDEKKALDKIVGDMHKAGLTFLTDQDARPEGSAHPGTHLWDNGNNAVDELKRVSEVRKIALANFSEKKIPVGTPMAMLEEVLVPMYMFHRYQVEAAAKVVAGQTYANALRGDGQSVLSTVPVQEQKRALDALVATIDPAFLALPKSVLTLIPPRPFRYEPNFREVFKRRTGITFDPMAAPEAAAGMTLQMLFNTERVSRLVAQSALDPAQLSLESMLDQLLAATWYKADPADGYQAEVKRLTDKLLLQKMIDLANNQDATSQARAIAGLKLSQLKAKLNGADANSKLAAHHFFALDQLRRAEGNVADIKPTNPQTPPDGAPIDPGQEWLAPACDWRP
- a CDS encoding RagB/SusD family nutrient uptake outer membrane protein; its protein translation is MKIKFLTLGMALLLLTTSCEKEYLDTAPTGSIDASAAYATTKNASAAINGIYRAMVVRYLSSQGHFGHPAMMIIQDVLGEDVVISNTSNTWHLNETRWQAHRDETSTGDQLPYQLYYRLIGNANIAIANIDNAAGAQSERNQVKGEALGIRAFSYFNLVQLFGKRYDAAAKPNSQLGVPLVLTPITEGLPRATVEEVYTQINKDLADAATLLSSTRSFKSHINLDVIKGLQARVALAQQNWADAAKYAADARKSYSLMSVAQYQEGFSDISNPEWMWGFDHVEDQSETFGAFHSYISSNFNSTNIRATPKSINSLLYDQIPTTDVRSKMWVKTPTAANSVVPTGGVRVPYLNQKFRLPGTPSTSTMGDVPYMRAAEMYLIEAEAQARLGNTAQAATALFDLVSKRDPSYVKSTKTGTALLDEILFNRRIELWGEGFRFTDLKRTNQPLNRNGTTNINSAVVVLFDVPAGDNQWEFLIPRREINANPKIVQNPL
- a CDS encoding SusC/RagA family TonB-linked outer membrane protein, producing MRKLLVCSWLLTVLLNLSAFAQDASISGRVISSEDKSGLPGVSVQLKGTTRGTTTDADGNYRLSVPANGRLVFSFIGFASQEIAVGNQSTITVSLVPDAANLDEVIVTTFGTAKRASFTGSAGTLSPTQIQDRPVNNVAQALSGAVSGVQTTAGNGQPGASPLIRIRGFGSISSGNDPLYVVDGIPYAGDISNISPNDIENISVLKDAASTALYGARAANGVVVVTTKRGQKDRSSINVRYTKGVSTRGLPEYERVGVGEYYPLMWETYRNSVAYRLTNPVALATANQNATNQLISLVGYNVYNVPDNQVVDVNGQMNPNAQLKYSPDDLNWEKPLTRQGNRDEVNVSFAGGQNKTDYFMSLSYLSDKSYLIRSDFNRVTGRLNINSQMKPWLRTGANLAATITKSNQADAGGNSGSTSFVNPFYFSRNMGPIYPIYAYDPANPGQFLTLPNGNRRWDYGNLTSLGLPSRPQYGGRHAIAETMLNQNYFRRNVLSARGYAEFSFLNDFKFTTNIGTDLTNTNTYTFWNPEIGDGAPAGRATHEFQNINSYNFNQLLNYNKSFGKHNVEVLLGHENFQVGDNNLEGARTQQIVEGNYELVNFTTTTNLASVSFMRRVEGYLSRINYDYDQKYFLSASVRRDGSSKFSQDARWGTFYSVSGAWRLDQEEFVRSIPAINALKLRASYGQTGNDGGGNTGQGAQDNTISYFAWQALYGLGSWNNASEAGILQTSLGNRNLEWESSNAFDAALEFSLFKGRVSGTVEYFDRRSSNLIFAVPLPLSTGTLTVTRNIGTMYNRGVEVELGVEPLRTRDFTWRIDLNATHIKNRITKMPDENPEIIDGTKKLAVGRSIYDYWLREYKGVNPNTGEAQYRAANYVASNSRITETGDTLTTSVNNARYHYNGSSIPALSGGFTNKFTYKGLSLTALFVYQLGGKTYDGAYATLMSSGGYGSAKHVDILKRWRNPGDVTDVPRMDAGRTSDFNAESDRWLIDASYLNIRSVTLSYALPTTVARKLFLENAQVYVSGENFFFLSRRKGMNVQQQFNGVTSSAFSPAKSLVLGVSFTL